A single window of Vigna radiata var. radiata cultivar VC1973A chromosome 4, Vradiata_ver6, whole genome shotgun sequence DNA harbors:
- the LOC106758617 gene encoding uncharacterized protein LOC106758617 encodes MEAITASLERSLQNCSLNNDNHQSRRENGSAADAAVPPGLGISSTSDHVPDTDNNHNSNSDTTLELNSHISLPYHWEQCLDLKTGEIYYINWRNGMKAKEDPRAAVAEYSVSRDCESEEESWYDSEESSSESCPSSSKENYQGSLEKQNVLVVAGCKGCLMYFMVPKQVEDCPKCSGQLLHFDRSENGSP; translated from the exons ATGGAGGCGATCACTGCTTCCTTAGAGAGGTCTCTTCAAAACTGTTCTTTAAACAACGATAACCACCAGAGCAGGAGGGAAAACGGGTCAGCCGCAGATGCAGCAGTGCCACCAGGCTTAGGAATCTCATCCACCTCGGACCATGTCCCGGACACGGATAATAATCATAACTCTAACTCCGACACCACCTTAGAGCTCAACTCTCACATCTCACTCCCTTATCACTGGGAACAATGCCTAGATTTAAAG ACGGGggaaatttattacattaaCTGGAGGAACGGAATGAAAGCAAAGGAGGATCCAAGAGCAGCAGTGGCAGAGTATAGTGTAAGTAGGGATTGTGAATCCGAAGAAGAGAGCTGGTACGACAGCGAAGAGTCTTCATCGGAGTCATGTCCTTCTTCATCCAAGGAGAACTATCAGGGTTCGTTAGAGAAACAGAATGTTTTGGTGGTGGCTGGGTGCAAGGGCTGTCTCATGTATTTCATGGTGCCCAAGCAGGTTGAAGACTGCCCCAAATGTAGTGGTCAACTCCTCCACTTCGATCGATCCGAAAATGGCTCTCCATGA